A single window of Dermacentor albipictus isolate Rhodes 1998 colony chromosome 1, USDA_Dalb.pri_finalv2, whole genome shotgun sequence DNA harbors:
- the LOC135908276 gene encoding NPC intracellular cholesterol transporter 1-like, translating into MKTSSQRPACVIPWAPVILFAVTAIGTIFSVDGSGAGKCVMRGICDADGTRAPCVYDGEPKAIESAAAREVLESVCGDVLGNGSQPVCCDANQAEDFAENLQSAKAIGLDNCAACSRNFRALMCHMVCSPRQADFLQLLTSEVSEDKEKYVASLNYYVTPAFVRGMFDSCKDSRSKIPSIGLFNFMCGRWGANCTAERWLAFLGASPSDGGLSPISIKHVQTDKEHKTPEGAVFKPLSVETYACNQDRGSVKACSCANCKAACA; encoded by the coding sequence ATGAAGACGTCGTCGCAGCGACCAGCCTGCGTCATCCCTTGGGCGCCCGTGATCCTGTTCGCCGTGACAGCCATTGGCACGATCTTCTCGGTCGATGGCAGCGGCGCCGGCAAGTGCGTGATGCGGGGCATCTGCGACGCGGACGGCACCAGGGCCCCGTGCGTCTACGACGGCGAACCCAAGGCCATCGAGAGCGCCGCCGCACGCGAAGTCCTGGAGTCCGTGTGCGGCGACGTGCTGGGCAACGGGTCGCAGCCCGTTTGCTGCGACGCCAACCAGGCAGAGGACTTCGCCGAGAACCTCCAGTCGGCCAAGGCCATCGGACTGGACAACTGCGCCGCCTGCAGCCGCAACTTCCGCGCGCTGATGTGTCACATGGTGTGCTCGCCGCGCCAGGCCGACTTCCTACAGCTGCTGACGAGCGAGGTGAGCGAGGACAAGGAGAAGTACGTGGCCTCGTTGAACTACTACGTGACGCCCGCGTTCGTGCGAGGCATGTTCGACTCGTGCAAGGACTCGCGCAGCAAGATCCCCTCCATCGGACTCTTCAACTTTATGTGCGGTCGCTGGGGCGCCAACTGCACGGCCGAACGGTGGCTGGCTTTCCTCGGCGCGTCTCCCAGCGACGGAGGCCTATCTCCCATCAGCATCAAGCACGTCCAGACGGACAAAGAACACAAGACACCCGAGGGAGCTGTCTTCAAGCCACTGTCAGTCGAGACATATGCGTGCAACCAGGACAGGGGATCCGTCAAAGCCTGTTCCTGCGCAAATTGCAAGGCGGCTTGTGCATAG